In Nostoc sp. CENA543, a single genomic region encodes these proteins:
- the ggt gene encoding gamma-glutamyltransferase, translating to MPILAQTKHLAFTILSLSLLCYTEVASASITLPLRSKKAMVVSAHPLASEAGLLILRQGGNAVDAAVATTFAISVVEPFSAGIGGGGFLLLRNEKTGEIKALDFRERAPLKATKNMYLDAAGKVRPYASVNGYLAVATPGTVAGMYEVHRRYGKLPWKEVLKPAIALAGDGFTLSHQATWRSASVYTNRLQVVLNNPAARTIFTRNGEFYQPGEKLVQRDLARTLTAIAKNPQSFYTGDIARVIANDMAKNGGLITLADLKAYKPIWRTPVCGKFRQFQVCSMPPPSSGGVLLLQMLNIIGDADLKSWGWHHPNALHLMTETMKITYSDRAQYLGDPDFVKVPVQALLSDNYARQRRSEINPDQATPATQIKPILLKNLPQVQIPLNRKLQLATRYESPETSHLNVVDTERNAVSLTFTVNHGYGAGVVASGTGIVLNNEMDDFVAAPGIPNAFGLLGNEANAIAPRKTPLSSMTPTIISENGHLRMVVGAPGGSTIITQVLQVVLNVLEYNMDVGAAISVPRIHHQWFPDELRVETWGLDAMTLQELRRRGHNIKESQPWGNVNAIAVTVDNNLEGAADPRGEGSPRGF from the coding sequence CAATGGTAGTATCTGCCCATCCCTTGGCGAGTGAGGCGGGACTTTTGATATTACGTCAAGGTGGTAATGCAGTGGATGCAGCAGTCGCCACGACTTTTGCTATATCTGTAGTCGAGCCATTTTCCGCCGGGATTGGTGGTGGTGGTTTTTTATTGTTGCGTAACGAGAAAACTGGCGAAATCAAAGCTTTAGATTTTCGGGAACGCGCACCCCTCAAAGCTACAAAAAATATGTACTTAGATGCAGCTGGAAAGGTGCGTCCCTATGCCAGTGTGAATGGTTATTTAGCTGTGGCTACACCAGGCACAGTGGCAGGAATGTATGAAGTTCACCGTCGTTATGGTAAGCTGCCCTGGAAGGAAGTTTTAAAACCTGCGATCGCTCTGGCTGGAGATGGTTTTACTCTCAGTCATCAGGCTACTTGGCGTTCCGCTTCTGTCTATACTAATCGTCTGCAAGTAGTTTTAAATAACCCAGCCGCCAGGACGATTTTCACCCGCAACGGTGAATTTTATCAACCAGGGGAAAAATTAGTCCAACGGGACTTAGCACGCACTTTAACAGCGATCGCTAAAAATCCCCAAAGTTTTTATACTGGTGATATCGCCCGTGTGATCGCTAATGATATGGCGAAAAATGGCGGTTTAATTACTTTAGCCGACCTCAAAGCCTATAAACCAATCTGGCGGACTCCTGTATGTGGAAAATTCCGCCAGTTTCAAGTCTGTTCTATGCCGCCACCTTCTTCCGGTGGTGTATTGTTATTGCAGATGTTAAACATCATCGGTGATGCAGATTTAAAATCTTGGGGTTGGCATCATCCCAACGCTTTACACCTGATGACAGAAACAATGAAAATTACCTATAGCGATCGCGCACAATATTTAGGTGATCCTGATTTTGTCAAAGTTCCTGTGCAAGCATTACTGAGTGACAACTACGCAAGACAACGCCGCAGTGAAATTAATCCCGATCAAGCTACCCCTGCAACCCAAATCAAACCAATTCTCCTGAAAAATCTTCCCCAAGTTCAGATTCCCCTCAATCGCAAACTGCAACTAGCAACTCGTTATGAGTCTCCTGAAACGAGTCATCTAAATGTTGTGGACACAGAACGCAATGCTGTTAGTCTGACATTCACCGTCAACCACGGTTATGGTGCGGGAGTAGTGGCATCGGGAACGGGTATTGTCTTGAATAATGAAATGGATGATTTTGTCGCTGCACCAGGAATACCAAACGCTTTTGGATTATTGGGTAACGAAGCCAACGCCATCGCACCGCGCAAAACTCCCCTCTCTAGCATGACACCGACAATTATCAGCGAAAATGGCCATCTGCGGATGGTAGTAGGTGCGCCTGGTGGTAGCACAATTATCACTCAGGTCTTGCAAGTAGTGCTGAATGTGCTGGAATACAATATGGACGTTGGTGCAGCAATATCCGTGCCACGCATACATCACCAGTGGTTTCCTGATGAATTGCGAGTAGAAACTTGGGGTTTAGATGCAATGACTCTGCAAGAGTTACGTCGTCGAGGACACAATATAAAAGAAAGTCAGCCTTGGGGAAATGTTAACGCGATCGCTGTTACTGTTGACAATAATCTAGAAGGCGCAGCCGATCCTCGCGGTGAAGGCTCTCCTAGAGGTTTTTAA